From one Alphaproteobacteria bacterium genomic stretch:
- a CDS encoding biotin/lipoyl-containing protein — MKKLRITVEEKVYDVTVEVLDEGATTNPAAPPQLAAPVAAPVAAPVAAPVAAQAPVAAAVAGDVVSPLAGTVTRIDVQPGQSVSAGQGVLVLEAMKMNTTVVAPSAGSVKSIAVEAGASVVEGQVLMSLG; from the coding sequence ATGAAAAAGCTCAGAATTACAGTCGAAGAAAAGGTCTATGACGTGACCGTCGAGGTGCTCGATGAGGGTGCAACCACGAACCCGGCTGCGCCGCCGCAGTTGGCCGCGCCCGTTGCCGCCCCCGTTGCCGCCCCCGTTGCCGCCCCTGTGGCGGCCCAGGCCCCGGTGGCAGCCGCAGTGGCGGGCGACGTGGTCAGTCCGTTGGCCGGCACCGTCACCCGCATCGACGTCCAGCCCGGCCAGAGCGTTAGCGCTGGCCAGGGCGTGCTGGTGCTCGAGGCGATGAAGATGAACACCACGGTGGTGGCGCCCAGCGCCGGTTCGGTGAAGTCGATCGCCGTCGAGGCCGGCGCTTCCGTGGTTGAGGGGCAGGTTCTGATGTCTCTCGGCTGA
- a CDS encoding acyl-CoA carboxylase subunit beta has protein sequence MSKLDELLKDLDQRREQALAGGGHDKIEARHAKGQLGARERIEALVEPGSFQEMGLHAQHATRHFGMEERVLAGDGVITGIGFVDGRPVAAVSQDFTVAGGSLGKMHAHKICDVMDYAGRSGIPIVAFNDSGGARIQDGVESLSGYGQVFNRNVLMSGVVPQLAVIAGPCAGGAAYSPALMDFVIMTRHNANMFICGPDVIRAATGQVTTMDEIGGAMTNAAVSGNVHFVAEDDLDAVAIVRRLLSFLPANNMVEPPHRLVDQLVISDDPGMDALVPDSAKDPIDAKQVIARLVDEGDFLEVHAEFAGNMVVGFGRIGGVVVGIIANQSLVKAGTLDIDASDKGARFIRFCNVFSIPLVTLVDVPGFLPGIAQERGGIIRHGAKMLFAYGGSTVPKITVFLRKAYGGAYLAMCSRDLGADVALAWPSAEIAVMGAEGAVNILYRRELKAAEDADEMRAELAREYRQRFASPYLSASKGLISDVIEPSRTRAAVALALRSLLSKRETRPPKKHGNIPL, from the coding sequence ATGTCCAAGCTCGACGAGCTACTCAAGGATCTCGATCAACGCCGTGAGCAAGCTCTGGCCGGCGGCGGCCACGACAAGATCGAGGCCCGGCATGCCAAAGGACAGCTCGGTGCCCGCGAGCGCATCGAGGCCCTGGTCGAGCCCGGCAGCTTTCAGGAAATGGGCCTGCACGCCCAGCATGCCACCCGCCATTTCGGCATGGAGGAGAGGGTCCTGGCCGGCGACGGCGTGATCACCGGCATCGGCTTCGTCGACGGCCGCCCGGTGGCCGCCGTCAGCCAGGACTTCACCGTGGCCGGCGGATCGTTGGGCAAGATGCACGCCCACAAGATCTGCGACGTCATGGATTACGCCGGACGCTCCGGCATACCCATCGTAGCCTTCAACGATTCCGGCGGTGCCCGCATCCAGGACGGCGTCGAATCGCTGTCGGGCTACGGCCAGGTCTTCAACCGCAACGTCCTGATGTCGGGGGTGGTGCCGCAGCTCGCCGTCATCGCCGGACCCTGCGCCGGCGGTGCCGCCTATTCGCCGGCGCTGATGGATTTCGTCATCATGACGCGGCACAACGCCAACATGTTCATCTGCGGCCCCGACGTCATCCGGGCCGCCACCGGCCAGGTCACGACGATGGACGAGATCGGCGGTGCCATGACCAACGCCGCGGTCAGCGGCAACGTTCATTTCGTCGCCGAGGACGATCTCGACGCCGTTGCCATCGTGCGTCGTTTGCTCTCCTTCCTGCCGGCCAACAACATGGTCGAGCCGCCGCACCGGCTGGTCGACCAGCTGGTCATTTCCGACGATCCCGGCATGGACGCGCTGGTGCCCGATTCGGCCAAGGATCCGATCGATGCCAAGCAGGTCATCGCCAGGCTGGTCGATGAGGGTGATTTCCTCGAGGTGCACGCCGAGTTCGCCGGCAACATGGTGGTCGGCTTCGGTCGCATCGGCGGCGTCGTCGTCGGCATCATCGCCAATCAGTCGCTGGTCAAGGCCGGCACCCTCGATATCGACGCCTCCGACAAGGGCGCGCGCTTCATCCGCTTTTGCAACGTCTTCTCGATTCCCCTGGTCACCTTGGTCGACGTGCCCGGCTTCCTGCCCGGCATCGCCCAGGAACGGGGCGGCATCATCCGTCACGGCGCCAAGATGCTGTTCGCCTACGGCGGCTCGACGGTGCCCAAGATCACGGTTTTCCTGCGCAAGGCCTATGGCGGCGCCTACCTGGCCATGTGCAGCCGCGACCTGGGCGCCGACGTGGCGCTGGCCTGGCCCAGCGCCGAAATCGCCGTGATGGGCGCCGAGGGCGCCGTCAACATCCTTTACCGGCGCGAGCTCAAGGCGGCCGAGGATGCCGACGAAATGCGTGCCGAACTGGCCAGGGAATACCGCCAACGCTTCGCCTCGCCCTATCTTTCGGCCAGCAAGGGCCTGATCAGCGACGTCATCGAGCCCTCCCGCACCCGCGCCGCGGTGGCGCTAGCCTTGCGCAGCCTGCTTTCCAAGCGCGAAACCCGGCCGCCCAAGAAGCACGGCAACATTCCGCTCTGA
- a CDS encoding OadG family protein — protein sequence MWLHLEILLTGVAVVLGVLALLWGTAALLGLGFKLAERRHMAAAEPASSGQAGSPDPPRHHLALIVAAVANALERPHHIVELSVPGHTMPSWSRDSRFRHPSSQRVRWDIYANSPPAKP from the coding sequence ATGTGGCTGCATCTCGAAATCCTGCTCACCGGCGTGGCCGTCGTGCTCGGCGTGCTGGCGTTGCTGTGGGGCACCGCGGCACTCCTCGGCCTGGGATTCAAGCTGGCCGAGCGGCGCCACATGGCGGCCGCCGAGCCGGCGTCATCGGGCCAAGCCGGATCGCCGGACCCGCCGCGCCACCACCTGGCGCTGATCGTTGCCGCCGTCGCCAACGCGCTCGAGCGGCCCCACCACATCGTCGAGCTCAGCGTGCCGGGCCACACCATGCCGTCTTGGTCCCGTGACAGCCGTTTTCGCCACCCCAGTTCGCAACGTGTGCGCTGGGACATCTACGCCAACTCGCCGCCAGCCAAGCCGTGA
- a CDS encoding ATP12 family protein: MKRLYEHVAVEAIGAGWGVSLDGRAVTTPARARLLLPTPALAEALAQEWRGQGDEVRPESMPLTRLAASAIDLVAERREAVIDEIAAFGASDMLCYRADGDDELAGRQAAAWQPLLDWAAEALGARLGVTGGVLPLAQDAAALAALQRQVAGAGDFALAALHALATASGSLVVALALWRGEIDARTAVVLSQLDEDYQIERWGETPEAAAGRRATRLQIEQAAVFLALLQPFPARANDPSWRL; the protein is encoded by the coding sequence ATGAAACGGCTCTACGAGCACGTTGCTGTAGAGGCGATCGGGGCGGGCTGGGGCGTCAGCCTCGACGGCCGGGCCGTCACCACGCCGGCGCGGGCGCGGCTTTTGCTGCCGACGCCGGCGTTGGCCGAGGCATTGGCCCAGGAATGGCGCGGCCAGGGTGACGAGGTGCGGCCCGAAAGCATGCCGCTGACGCGCCTGGCGGCCAGCGCCATCGATCTCGTGGCCGAACGCCGCGAGGCCGTCATCGATGAAATCGCGGCCTTCGGCGCCAGCGATATGCTGTGTTATCGGGCTGACGGTGATGACGAACTGGCGGGCCGCCAGGCGGCGGCCTGGCAGCCCCTGCTGGACTGGGCCGCAGAGGCTCTGGGGGCGCGGCTCGGCGTCACTGGCGGGGTGCTGCCGTTGGCCCAGGACGCGGCGGCCCTGGCGGCCTTGCAGCGCCAGGTGGCGGGAGCCGGCGATTTTGCCCTGGCGGCGCTGCATGCCCTGGCCACGGCCAGCGGCTCGCTGGTGGTGGCCCTGGCGCTGTGGCGCGGCGAGATCGACGCCCGGACGGCGGTGGTGCTGAGCCAGCTCGATGAGGACTACCAGATCGAGCGCTGGGGCGAGACGCCCGAGGCGGCCGCGGGGCGGCGGGCGACGCGGCTGCAAATCGAACAGGCGGCGGTATTTCTGGCCCTGCTCCAGCCCTTTCCCGCTCGTGCCAACGACCCGAGTTGGCGTTTGTGA